In a single window of the Deinococcus aetherius genome:
- the gmk gene encoding guanylate kinase — protein MGAPSETVPQPDTAPSTPRRGLLLVMTGASGVGKGTLRERWLAGQDVFYSTSWTTREARPGERDGVDYVFVTPEVFLEKVRRGGFLEHAQFVGNHYGTPVEPIEAALARGQDVVLEIEVEGAMQVRDRMGDEAILVFIMPPSLTELRRRLVSRATETPERIEKRLARARDEITQAHAFRYVIVNDDLDRAVAELHAVQRAERARQLPEEEWTSQDHAAARLAETVRSSALTDEDLKRVVES, from the coding sequence ATGGGCGCCCCCTCCGAGACCGTTCCCCAGCCTGATACCGCTCCCTCCACGCCCCGGCGCGGGCTGCTGCTCGTGATGACGGGCGCCTCGGGGGTGGGCAAGGGCACCCTGCGCGAACGCTGGCTCGCGGGGCAGGACGTCTTCTACTCGACCTCCTGGACGACCCGCGAGGCCCGGCCCGGCGAGCGCGACGGGGTGGATTACGTCTTCGTGACGCCCGAGGTCTTTCTGGAGAAGGTGCGGCGGGGCGGCTTCCTGGAACACGCCCAGTTCGTCGGCAACCACTACGGCACGCCGGTCGAGCCCATCGAGGCGGCGCTGGCGCGCGGGCAGGACGTGGTGCTGGAGATCGAGGTCGAGGGGGCCATGCAGGTGCGTGACCGCATGGGCGACGAGGCGATTCTCGTCTTCATCATGCCGCCCAGCCTCACCGAGCTGCGCCGCCGCCTTGTGAGCCGCGCGACCGAGACGCCCGAGCGGATCGAGAAGCGTCTTGCCCGCGCCCGCGACGAGATTACCCAGGCCCACGCCTTCCGTTACGTGATCGTGAACGACGACCTTGACCGCGCGGTGGCCGAACTCCACGCTGTCCAGCGGGCCGAGCGCGCCCGCCAGCTTCCGGAGGAGGAGTGGACGTCCCAGGACCACGCCGCCGCGCGTCTCGCCGAGACGGTGCGCAGCTCCGCGCTGACGGACGAGGACCTGAAGCGGGTGGTGGAGAGCTGA
- the pta gene encoding phosphate acetyltransferase yields the protein MKTLFVAPTRNGVGLTSTALGLARALERQGLKVAFLKPIAQTHERATDDSVHFARTLAHADAPEPIPLADAEEQLSQGGEEDLMENVIALARQAAAGGTGAADVLVAEGLALNERNVYAGALNASLARNLEADVVLVSSLAGVEPAALADELEIAAQAYRRSDGSGLAGYVLNFAPLNLDFGGLLAELRARSRVLAGGELPLLGVVAQSPALSAPRTLDVARHLKAVVLNEGEATLRRVTSTVVTARTVPRMAHLFGPGALVVTPGDREDVVMAAALAHLSGVPLAGLLFTSGSSPEESIERLSRAALTSTLPVLRTETNSYETASRLSRMDPRVPHDDLERMERILDFVADRLDTVPLGTRLRSPDAQGERRLPPSAFRYELIQKARAANKRIVLPEGDEPRTVRAAVRCLEKGIARPVLLAKPDRVRQVAEGQGLTLPDGLELLDPDAIRSHYVEPMVELRKSKGLTAPQAEAQLEDSVVLGTMMLALGEVDGLVSGAVHTTANTVRPALQLIKTAPGVRLVSSIFFMLLPEQVLVYGDAAINPNPNAEELADIAIQSADSAKAFGITPRIAMLSYSTGESGAGKDVEKVRVATGLVRERRPDLPVDGPLQYDAASVLSVGRQKAPNSPVAGRATVFIFPDLNTGNTTYKAVQRSAGVVAIGPMLQGLRKPVNDLSRGALVDDIVYTIALTAIQATQGSTA from the coding sequence GTGAAAACTCTCTTCGTCGCCCCCACCCGCAACGGCGTCGGCCTGACGAGCACCGCGCTCGGCCTCGCCCGCGCCCTGGAGCGCCAGGGCCTCAAGGTCGCCTTCCTCAAGCCCATCGCCCAGACACACGAACGGGCGACGGACGACTCGGTCCACTTCGCGCGCACGCTTGCCCACGCCGACGCGCCCGAGCCCATCCCCCTCGCCGACGCGGAGGAGCAGCTCAGCCAGGGCGGCGAGGAGGACCTGATGGAGAACGTGATCGCCCTCGCCCGTCAGGCGGCAGCGGGCGGGACGGGGGCGGCCGACGTGCTCGTCGCCGAGGGGCTGGCCCTGAACGAGCGCAACGTGTACGCGGGGGCGCTGAACGCCAGCCTCGCCCGCAACCTGGAGGCCGACGTGGTACTCGTCTCCAGCCTCGCCGGGGTGGAGCCCGCCGCCCTGGCCGACGAGCTGGAGATCGCCGCCCAGGCCTACCGCCGCTCGGACGGCTCGGGCCTCGCCGGGTACGTCCTCAACTTCGCGCCGCTGAACCTCGATTTCGGGGGCCTGCTTGCGGAGTTGCGCGCCCGCAGCCGGGTGCTGGCGGGGGGCGAACTCCCCCTGCTCGGCGTCGTCGCCCAGTCCCCGGCGCTCAGCGCCCCGCGCACCCTCGACGTGGCCCGACATCTGAAGGCGGTGGTGCTCAACGAGGGGGAGGCCACCTTGCGGCGTGTCACCAGCACGGTCGTCACCGCGCGCACCGTGCCGCGCATGGCGCACCTTTTCGGCCCCGGGGCGCTTGTCGTGACGCCCGGCGACCGCGAGGACGTGGTGATGGCGGCGGCCCTCGCGCACCTCAGCGGGGTGCCCCTCGCCGGGCTGCTCTTCACGTCGGGGAGCAGCCCGGAGGAGTCCATCGAACGCCTCTCCCGCGCGGCCCTCACGAGCACCCTCCCCGTGCTGCGCACCGAGACGAACTCGTACGAGACGGCCTCCCGCCTCTCGCGGATGGACCCGCGCGTCCCGCACGACGACCTGGAGCGGATGGAGCGCATCCTCGACTTCGTCGCCGACCGCCTCGACACCGTGCCGCTGGGCACCCGCCTGCGCTCGCCGGACGCCCAGGGAGAACGCCGCCTGCCCCCCTCCGCCTTCCGTTACGAGCTGATCCAGAAAGCCCGCGCGGCGAACAAACGGATCGTCCTGCCGGAGGGAGACGAGCCGCGCACCGTCCGCGCCGCCGTCCGCTGCCTGGAGAAGGGCATTGCCCGGCCCGTGCTCCTCGCCAAACCCGACCGGGTGCGGCAGGTGGCGGAGGGCCAGGGCCTCACCCTCCCCGACGGGCTGGAACTCCTCGACCCCGACGCCATCCGCTCGCATTACGTCGAGCCGATGGTCGAGCTGCGAAAGAGCAAGGGCCTGACCGCCCCCCAGGCGGAGGCGCAACTGGAGGACAGCGTTGTCCTGGGCACCATGATGCTCGCGCTGGGCGAGGTGGACGGGCTGGTGTCGGGGGCGGTGCACACGACCGCGAACACAGTGCGGCCCGCCCTGCAACTCATCAAGACGGCGCCGGGAGTGCGGCTCGTCTCCTCCATCTTCTTCATGCTGCTGCCCGAGCAGGTTCTGGTGTACGGGGACGCGGCGATCAACCCCAACCCGAATGCGGAGGAACTCGCCGACATCGCCATCCAGTCGGCGGACAGCGCGAAGGCCTTCGGGATCACGCCCCGGATCGCCATGCTGAGCTACTCGACGGGCGAGAGCGGCGCGGGCAAGGACGTGGAGAAGGTGCGGGTCGCGACCGGGCTCGTGCGCGAGCGCCGCCCCGACCTCCCGGTGGACGGCCCCCTCCAGTACGACGCGGCCTCGGTCCTCAGCGTGGGCCGCCAGAAGGCCCCGAACAGCCCGGTGGCGGGCCGCGCGACCGTCTTCATCTTCCCCGACCTCAACACCGGCAACACAACGTACAAGGCCGTGCAGCGTTCGGCGGGCGTCGTCGCCATCGGCCCGATGCTCCAGGGGTTGCGCAAACCCGTCAACGACCTCTCGCGCGGGGCGCTGGTGGACGACATCGTGTACACCATCGCGCTCACGGCGATTCAGGCAACCCAGGGCAGCACGGCCTGA
- a CDS encoding acetate kinase: MWTLVLNCGSSSVKFALLDPTSGEVRLSGLAERLGSGAASVRVDRGGERVTHPLPGGSYPEAFGVLLSELGALGVRGDVGAVGHRVVHGGERFSAPALVTPEVLEAIRACVPLAPLHNPANLAGIEAAREAFPDLPHVAVFDTAFHQTIPEVAYRYAVPEAWYTQHGVRRYGFHGTSHAFVSGEAARMLGRDLSDVNLVTAHLGNGCSVTAVRGGRSVDTSMGLTPLEGVVMGTRSGDVDPGLHDFLARQAGLSLGEITAALNKESGLLGLSNLTNDMRELEEAASRGHAGARLAVDVFVYRLAKTIAGMSVALGRLDGLVFTGGIGENSAGVRAATLGRLGVLGFEVDKAANAQAVRGQAGFITTPQSTPALVVNTNEELMIARETARILQGEHA; the protein is encoded by the coding sequence ATGTGGACCTTGGTTCTCAACTGCGGGTCGAGCAGCGTCAAGTTCGCCCTCCTCGACCCCACCTCAGGCGAGGTGCGGCTCTCGGGCCTCGCCGAGCGGCTGGGGTCGGGGGCCGCGTCGGTGCGGGTGGACCGGGGGGGCGAGCGCGTGACCCACCCTCTCCCCGGCGGCTCCTACCCGGAGGCCTTCGGGGTCCTGCTCTCCGAACTGGGCGCGCTGGGCGTGCGGGGGGACGTGGGCGCGGTCGGGCACCGGGTCGTCCACGGCGGCGAGCGGTTCAGCGCCCCGGCCCTCGTCACGCCGGAGGTCTTGGAGGCCATTCGCGCCTGCGTGCCCCTCGCGCCGCTGCACAACCCGGCCAACCTGGCGGGCATCGAGGCGGCGCGCGAGGCCTTTCCCGATCTTCCCCACGTCGCGGTGTTCGACACGGCCTTCCACCAGACCATCCCCGAGGTCGCCTACCGCTACGCCGTGCCGGAGGCGTGGTACACCCAGCACGGTGTCCGTCGTTACGGCTTCCACGGCACCAGCCACGCCTTTGTTTCGGGCGAGGCGGCGCGGATGCTGGGCCGTGACCTCTCGGACGTGAACCTCGTCACCGCCCACCTCGGCAACGGGTGCAGCGTGACCGCCGTGCGGGGCGGGCGCAGCGTGGACACCAGCATGGGCCTCACCCCGCTGGAGGGCGTCGTGATGGGCACCCGCAGCGGGGACGTGGACCCCGGCCTGCACGACTTCCTCGCCCGGCAGGCCGGCCTGAGTCTGGGGGAGATCACGGCGGCGCTGAACAAGGAGAGCGGGCTGCTGGGCTTATCCAACCTCACGAACGATATGCGCGAGCTGGAGGAGGCCGCCTCGCGCGGGCACGCGGGCGCGCGGCTCGCCGTGGACGTGTTCGTGTACCGCCTGGCAAAGACGATTGCGGGCATGAGCGTCGCGCTCGGGCGTCTGGACGGTCTGGTCTTCACGGGCGGCATCGGCGAGAACAGCGCGGGCGTGCGTGCGGCGACCCTCGGGCGGCTCGGCGTCCTGGGTTTCGAGGTGGACAAGGCGGCGAACGCTCAAGCGGTGCGCGGGCAGGCCGGCTTCATCACCACGCCGCAGAGCACCCCCGCCCTCGTCGTGAACACCAACGAGGAACTGATGATCGCGCGGGAGACGGCCCGAATCCTGCAAGGAGAACACGCGTGA
- the tsaE gene encoding tRNA (adenosine(37)-N6)-threonylcarbamoyltransferase complex ATPase subunit type 1 TsaE: protein MTSPLPLRPGEVRLLRGAEEQRALGAALARALPPGAVLFLEGELGAGKTTLTGGLVAALGFTDPVTSPTYALMHPYPTPRGRVLHVDAYRVRDPGELYEMDLEDLINGSRLSVIEWGEGLYADYPDALILRLEHVAGEPEVRRAVRAR from the coding sequence GTGACCTCTCCCCTTCCCCTGCGGCCCGGCGAGGTGCGTCTCCTGCGCGGTGCCGAGGAACAACGCGCCCTTGGCGCCGCGCTCGCCCGCGCCCTGCCCCCCGGCGCGGTGCTCTTCCTGGAGGGTGAGCTGGGGGCGGGCAAGACCACCCTGACGGGTGGGCTGGTGGCGGCGCTGGGCTTCACCGACCCGGTGACCAGCCCGACCTACGCCCTGATGCACCCCTACCCGACGCCCCGGGGCCGGGTGCTCCACGTGGACGCCTACCGGGTGCGCGACCCCGGGGAACTCTACGAGATGGACCTCGAAGACCTGATCAATGGGAGCCGACTGAGCGTGATCGAGTGGGGTGAGGGGCTGTACGCCGACTACCCGGACGCGCTCATCCTGCGCCTGGAGCACGTCGCGGGTGAGCCGGAGGTGCGTCGGGCGGTGCGGGCGCGCTGA
- a CDS encoding roadblock/LC7 domain-containing protein yields MTNAVYNLTVRTLSGIVSERAAETMLRAALREQGLAPEGVSARDMGRVLEGPLLGRLSSVLPAAQARAELGALARQLAGPPAGEATPGVEAPVAAWDETLGAETGSWDDGPLLGADDFEFDDPDHTVVPGERVYALGNPGDQDALIAHLGRMAGVQGVLVCRATGEVLRERSLSGAANLGSVIAATALLFQRRALRLMSADLGGRTVCMRPLGAFCVAVVAGPQVNVGRLLAELQLLREAP; encoded by the coding sequence ATGACGAATGCCGTGTACAACTTGACCGTGCGCACCCTGTCCGGCATCGTGTCCGAACGGGCCGCCGAGACGATGCTGCGGGCCGCGCTGCGCGAGCAGGGCCTCGCTCCCGAGGGCGTGAGCGCCCGGGACATGGGGCGCGTGCTCGAAGGCCCGCTGCTCGGGCGGCTCTCCAGCGTCCTGCCCGCCGCCCAGGCCCGCGCTGAACTGGGGGCGCTCGCCCGGCAGCTCGCCGGGCCGCCCGCCGGGGAGGCCACCCCCGGCGTGGAGGCGCCCGTGGCCGCCTGGGACGAGACGCTGGGCGCCGAGACCGGCAGTTGGGACGACGGCCCGCTCCTGGGGGCCGACGACTTCGAGTTCGACGATCCCGACCACACGGTCGTGCCCGGCGAGCGGGTCTACGCGCTGGGCAACCCCGGCGACCAGGACGCCCTGATCGCCCACCTGGGCCGAATGGCGGGCGTGCAGGGCGTGCTCGTGTGCCGCGCGACGGGCGAGGTGCTGCGCGAGCGTTCCCTCTCCGGCGCGGCGAACCTGGGGAGCGTGATCGCCGCGACCGCCCTGCTGTTCCAGAGACGCGCCCTGCGGCTGATGTCCGCCGACCTGGGCGGGCGAACGGTCTGCATGCGGCCCCTCGGCGCATTTTGCGTGGCGGTCGTGGCCGGGCCGCAGGTCAATGTCGGGCGGCTGCTCGCCGAGTTGCAGCTCCTGCGGGAGGCCCCATGA
- a CDS encoding GNAT family N-acetyltransferase, translating into MPQIEYRVRAQPDFPALGELRRAAWGESDDGGAWPAVLARSLTWVTAHDGKRLVGFVNVAWDGGAHAFLLDTTVHPEVGRRGIGTRLVRMAADAARAGGAHWLHVDFGPHLAAFYAGCGFRPTAAGLWRLR; encoded by the coding sequence ATGCCGCAGATCGAGTACCGGGTGCGCGCTCAGCCCGACTTTCCTGCCCTCGGGGAGTTGCGCCGGGCCGCGTGGGGCGAGTCCGACGACGGGGGCGCCTGGCCCGCCGTTCTCGCCCGCAGCCTGACCTGGGTGACGGCGCACGACGGGAAGCGCCTCGTCGGCTTCGTGAACGTCGCCTGGGACGGGGGCGCACACGCCTTCCTCCTCGACACCACCGTTCACCCGGAGGTGGGGCGGCGGGGAATAGGGACGCGGCTCGTCAGGATGGCGGCGGACGCGGCGCGGGCAGGCGGGGCACATTGGCTTCACGTGGACTTCGGGCCTCACCTGGCGGCCTTCTACGCGGGCTGCGGGTTCCGGCCCACGGCGGCGGGCCTGTGGCGGCTAAGGTAA
- the ubiE gene encoding bifunctional demethylmenaquinone methyltransferase/2-methoxy-6-polyprenyl-1,4-benzoquinol methylase UbiE, whose amino-acid sequence MTSSTSPVGDRHGGPRDGARDKGREVQAMFASIAPRYDLLNRLLSLGVDRGWRRGAAREALGLNPARILDVATGTADFALELRARAPGVEVVGSDFVPQMLEIGRAKARARGLELRLEEGDALNLPYPDGSFDAVTCAFGFRNFADYARGLAEMWRVLTPGGRLVLLEFPPPRPGLFGSIFRLYFRYVLPRIGALVSGNAGAYTYLPESVLAFPEPERLASLMHATGFRTRYRLLTFGIAAIHVGDKG is encoded by the coding sequence ATGACCTCTTCCACTTCCCCTGTGGGCGACCGGCACGGCGGGCCGCGCGACGGTGCCCGCGACAAGGGCCGCGAGGTACAGGCGATGTTTGCCTCCATCGCCCCCCGTTACGACCTGCTCAACCGCCTTCTCAGCCTCGGCGTGGACCGGGGCTGGCGGCGCGGGGCGGCCCGCGAGGCACTGGGCCTGAACCCCGCGCGCATCCTCGACGTGGCGACGGGCACGGCGGACTTCGCCCTGGAGCTGAGGGCCCGCGCCCCGGGAGTTGAGGTCGTGGGCAGCGACTTCGTGCCGCAGATGCTGGAGATCGGGCGCGCGAAGGCGCGGGCGCGGGGGCTGGAACTCCGTCTGGAGGAGGGCGACGCCCTGAACCTCCCCTACCCGGACGGCAGCTTCGACGCGGTGACCTGCGCTTTCGGCTTCCGCAACTTCGCCGACTACGCGCGCGGCCTCGCCGAGATGTGGCGGGTCCTCACCCCGGGAGGCCGCCTCGTCCTGCTGGAGTTTCCGCCGCCCCGCCCCGGCCTCTTCGGGTCTATCTTCCGCCTCTACTTCCGCTACGTCCTGCCGCGCATCGGGGCCCTCGTCAGCGGCAACGCGGGGGCGTACACCTACCTCCCCGAGAGCGTGCTCGCCTTCCCCGAGCCAGAACGGTTGGCGTCTCTCATGCACGCCACCGGCTTCCGCACCCGCTACCGCCTGCTCACCTTCGGCATCGCGGCCATCCACGTCGGGGACAAGGGGTAA
- a CDS encoding uracil-DNA glycosylase: MQTRSLGLPDVRQARVAQRLAPHVASLNAWVDRLSAERWTPSFDPADGGVGARVLLLLESPGPTASVTGFVSLDNPNATAENLTCLLHLSGLPRKQIALWNAVPWQMSAGGVVAPVRAHHAEAAPLTRHVLSLLPELRAVVLVGRHAQVAWPHVGSSLPTFACPHPSPQNFHTRREEAGTALLALLDARRAARSG, translated from the coding sequence GTGCAGACCCGAAGCCTTGGCCTTCCTGACGTGCGGCAGGCTCGCGTGGCCCAGCGCCTCGCCCCCCACGTCGCTTCCCTGAACGCCTGGGTGGATCGGCTCAGCGCCGAACGCTGGACCCCGTCCTTCGATCCGGCGGACGGGGGCGTGGGGGCGCGGGTCCTCCTGCTCCTCGAATCCCCCGGCCCGACGGCGAGTGTCACGGGCTTCGTCTCGCTCGACAACCCCAATGCGACCGCCGAGAACCTGACCTGCCTCCTGCACTTGTCAGGCTTACCCCGAAAGCAGATCGCCCTGTGGAACGCCGTGCCCTGGCAGATGAGCGCGGGAGGCGTCGTCGCCCCGGTGCGCGCCCACCACGCCGAGGCCGCGCCACTCACCCGGCATGTGCTCTCCCTGCTGCCGGAGCTGCGCGCCGTGGTCCTCGTCGGGCGGCACGCGCAGGTGGCGTGGCCTCACGTGGGGTCCAGCCTGCCTACCTTCGCCTGCCCGCACCCCAGCCCCCAGAACTTCCACACCCGGCGGGAGGAGGCGGGGACGGCCCTGCTGGCGCTGCTGGACGCCCGACGCGCCGCGCGGAGCGGGTAG
- a CDS encoding acetate--CoA ligase, which yields MTDRIPTPPSVLSRLRYDPQADIDRARHDPDGFWLDEARSYEWTREPTTGLTWNRPEHGWFADGETNITLNALDRHARGEARTRAALIWLSETEEPQVLTYGMLHERVQRAAAGLRALGVGVGDRVVIYMPLTPEGCIAMLACARIGAVHSVVYAGLGVSALRDRITDAGARVVVTADVGHRRGKLVDLYAIAAEAVADLPQVEHLVLWERIKTFSREHDVRTVAWESLFTHGRAPAVPVPAEHPLFVLYTSGSTGKPKGVVHAHGGYMVGVAYHLKALFDVHPGDIFLCTSDIGWVVGHSYIVYGPLVAGATVLFREGAPDFPDPGVLWRTIERYGVDVLFTAPTALRLFMKLGEEVLKPYDLSSLRVIACAGEPLNPEAWRWAQEHVGGGLGEEAHGIVIDNWWQTELGAPTLGTHPRWPARPGYAGRPLAGVEADVVDEAGNSLPDGTQGQLVIRRPFPSMLRGLHGNPEKYASLWNANPAGYLSGDLAVRDEHGYFSILGRADDVLSVAGHRIGSADVEDALVSHPAVAEAAVIGIPDELKGESIVAHVILRAGHEDSPGLCASITEHVRRELGPIAAPGAVHVVPSLPKTRSGKIMRRLLRAQALGQDPGDLTTLEG from the coding sequence ATGACCGACCGCATCCCCACCCCGCCCAGCGTCCTTTCCCGCCTGCGCTACGATCCCCAGGCCGACATCGACCGCGCCCGCCACGACCCCGACGGCTTCTGGCTGGACGAGGCGCGGAGCTACGAGTGGACGCGCGAGCCCACGACCGGGCTGACCTGGAACCGCCCCGAGCACGGGTGGTTCGCGGACGGCGAGACGAACATCACCCTGAACGCCCTCGACCGCCACGCGCGGGGGGAGGCGCGGACGCGGGCGGCCCTCATCTGGCTTTCCGAGACGGAGGAGCCGCAAGTCCTCACTTACGGAATGCTGCACGAGCGGGTCCAGCGGGCGGCGGCGGGGCTGCGGGCACTCGGTGTCGGGGTGGGTGACCGGGTGGTGATTTACATGCCGCTGACGCCCGAGGGCTGTATCGCCATGCTGGCCTGCGCGCGGATCGGGGCCGTCCACAGCGTCGTGTACGCCGGGCTGGGGGTGAGTGCCCTGCGCGACCGCATCACCGACGCGGGGGCCAGGGTCGTGGTCACCGCCGACGTGGGCCACCGACGGGGCAAGCTGGTGGACCTCTACGCCATCGCCGCCGAGGCCGTAGCCGACCTGCCGCAGGTCGAACACCTTGTGCTGTGGGAGCGGATCAAGACCTTCTCGCGGGAGCACGACGTGCGGACGGTGGCGTGGGAGTCCCTCTTCACCCACGGGCGGGCGCCCGCCGTCCCGGTGCCCGCCGAGCACCCCCTCTTCGTGCTCTACACGAGCGGCAGCACGGGCAAACCCAAGGGCGTCGTCCACGCGCACGGCGGGTATATGGTGGGCGTGGCGTACCACCTCAAGGCGCTTTTCGACGTGCATCCGGGCGACATCTTTCTGTGCACGAGCGACATCGGCTGGGTGGTCGGCCACAGTTACATCGTGTATGGGCCGCTGGTGGCGGGGGCGACGGTCCTCTTTCGGGAGGGGGCGCCCGACTTTCCCGACCCCGGCGTGCTCTGGCGCACGATTGAGCGGTACGGGGTGGACGTGCTCTTCACCGCGCCGACCGCCCTGCGCCTGTTCATGAAGCTCGGAGAAGAGGTGTTGAAGCCGTACGACCTCTCCTCGCTGCGGGTGATCGCCTGCGCGGGCGAGCCGCTGAACCCCGAGGCGTGGCGCTGGGCACAGGAGCACGTCGGCGGCGGGCTCGGGGAGGAGGCGCACGGGATCGTGATCGACAACTGGTGGCAGACCGAGTTGGGTGCCCCGACGCTCGGCACCCATCCGCGCTGGCCCGCTCGTCCCGGCTACGCGGGGAGGCCCCTGGCGGGCGTGGAGGCCGACGTGGTGGACGAGGCCGGGAACTCGCTGCCGGACGGCACGCAGGGCCAGTTGGTCATTCGCCGCCCCTTTCCCTCCATGCTGCGCGGCCTGCACGGGAACCCGGAGAAATACGCCTCCCTGTGGAACGCCAACCCCGCCGGGTACCTCAGCGGTGACCTGGCCGTGCGGGACGAGCACGGGTACTTCAGCATCCTGGGCCGGGCGGACGACGTGCTCAGCGTGGCGGGGCACCGCATCGGCTCCGCGGACGTGGAGGACGCGCTGGTGTCCCACCCCGCCGTGGCGGAGGCGGCGGTGATCGGCATTCCCGACGAGCTGAAGGGCGAGAGCATCGTGGCCCACGTCATCCTGCGCGCTGGGCACGAGGACAGCCCGGGCCTGTGCGCGAGCATCACCGAACACGTGCGGCGCGAACTCGGGCCCATCGCCGCGCCGGGGGCGGTGCATGTGGTGCCCAGCCTTCCCAAGACCCGCAGCGGCAAGATCATGCGGCGCCTTCTGCGGGCCCAGGCGCTCGGGCAGGACCCCGGCGACCTGACGACGCTGGAGGGCTAG
- the ddrC gene encoding DNA damage response protein DdrC: MKTAPVILEFGTQRLPASADGFLHAATALTTLGVSMPEDWTAFAEEHDLTSPERDFGVGPEATLSPAEFAGLSFALGTPEARRWRKRAQTLLARALTGDVRLAAEIAERNANPEARRWLTARLESTEARRALMSTVARHGGEGPVYGQLGSISNRSVLGTDSATIRRERGVRHTRDGLRSEELLRLAYLDTATARAIAERGAQGNDAILRLHEEVARRERHLWDHPMTPKAG, encoded by the coding sequence ATGAAGACGGCTCCCGTAATCCTGGAATTTGGCACGCAGCGCCTGCCCGCCAGCGCGGACGGGTTCCTGCACGCCGCGACGGCCCTGACGACCCTGGGCGTGTCCATGCCCGAGGACTGGACGGCCTTTGCGGAAGAACACGACCTGACGAGCCCGGAGCGTGACTTCGGGGTGGGGCCGGAGGCGACCCTCAGCCCCGCCGAGTTCGCCGGGCTCTCCTTCGCCCTGGGCACGCCCGAGGCGCGGCGCTGGCGCAAGCGGGCCCAGACACTGCTCGCCCGCGCGTTGACCGGCGACGTGCGGCTGGCGGCCGAGATCGCCGAGCGCAACGCGAACCCCGAGGCCCGGCGCTGGCTCACCGCCCGGCTGGAGAGCACCGAAGCCCGCCGCGCCCTGATGAGCACGGTGGCCCGCCACGGCGGCGAGGGACCCGTGTACGGCCAGCTCGGCTCGATCAGCAACCGCAGCGTGCTGGGCACCGACTCCGCCACCATCCGCCGCGAGCGGGGCGTGCGCCACACCCGCGACGGCCTGCGCAGCGAGGAACTGCTGCGCCTCGCCTACCTCGATACTGCCACCGCCCGCGCCATCGCCGAGCGGGGCGCTCAGGGCAACGATGCGATCCTGCGCCTGCACGAGGAGGTCGCTCGCCGCGAGCGGCACCTGTGGGACCAT